The Bacteroidota bacterium genome has a segment encoding these proteins:
- the mdh gene encoding malate dehydrogenase, giving the protein MKVTVVGAGNVGATVAECVARKDMASEVVLIDIQEGTAQGKALDLWESAPVHQFDTTLTGGSDYALTEGSDICVITAGLPRKPGMSRDDLLAKNASIVRSVTESFVEHSPNAILIVVSNPLDVMTYVAYMTSGFPSHRVMGMAGVLDTARFRAFLATELEVSVKDIQALLLGGHGDTMVPLPRYTTVAGTPLTDLLPKSRIHEIVERTKKGGGEIVGLMGTSAWYAPGAAAAEMVEGIIKDSNRVVPAAAWVTGQYGCNDMFIGVPVKLGREGVKEIMEVELDEAEQQLMRESAQHVRTNVEALERIEANA; this is encoded by the coding sequence ATGAAAGTCACCGTTGTCGGCGCCGGAAACGTCGGGGCCACCGTCGCCGAATGCGTCGCCCGCAAGGACATGGCGAGCGAAGTCGTCCTCATCGACATCCAGGAAGGCACCGCCCAGGGCAAGGCGCTCGACCTGTGGGAGTCCGCCCCCGTCCACCAGTTCGACACCACCCTCACCGGCGGCAGCGACTACGCGCTCACCGAGGGCTCGGACATCTGCGTCATCACCGCCGGCCTCCCCCGCAAGCCCGGCATGAGCCGCGACGACCTCCTCGCCAAAAACGCGAGCATCGTCCGCAGCGTCACCGAGTCGTTCGTCGAGCACAGCCCGAACGCCATCCTGATCGTCGTCTCGAACCCGCTCGACGTGATGACCTACGTGGCCTACATGACGAGCGGCTTCCCGAGCCACCGCGTGATGGGCATGGCCGGCGTCCTCGACACAGCCCGCTTCCGCGCCTTCCTCGCCACCGAACTCGAGGTCTCGGTCAAGGACATCCAGGCCCTCCTCCTCGGCGGCCACGGCGACACGATGGTCCCGCTCCCGCGCTACACGACGGTCGCCGGCACGCCGCTGACCGACCTCCTCCCCAAGAGCCGCATCCACGAGATCGTCGAGCGCACCAAGAAAGGCGGCGGCGAGATTGTCGGGCTGATGGGCACGAGCGCGTGGTACGCGCCGGGCGCGGCCGCCGCCGAGATGGTCGAGGGCATCATCAAGGACTCGAACCGCGTCGTCCCCGCCGCGGCGTGGGTCACCGGGCAGTACGGCTGCAACGACATGTTCATCGGCGTCCCGGTCAAGCTCGGGCGCGAGGGCGTCAAGGAGATCATGGAGGTCGAGCTCGACGAGGCCGAGCAGCAGCTGATGCGGGAGTCCGCCCAGCACGTCCGCACGAACGTCGAGGCCCTGGAGCGGATCGAGGCCAACGCCTAG